Proteins co-encoded in one Papaver somniferum cultivar HN1 chromosome 5, ASM357369v1, whole genome shotgun sequence genomic window:
- the LOC113277373 gene encoding protein TAPETUM DETERMINANT 1-like: MAKMVIIISRRLLMAAAIMAALIYSFSLFYPGLLNQQNNIRRNSTNDQMMMKKPEEFLQLFSAVRSRKLLNTDFSSAAAPASEQEEMVEPNRIWGEKCSKSDIIVNQGSTSPLPNGIPTYTVEIMNVCVSGCDISRIHLSCGWFSSARLINPRLFKRIRYDDCIVNDGKPLPNGATLSFQYANTFRYPLSVSSVTC, from the exons ATGGCGAAAATGGTGATTATTATCTCAAGGcggttgttaatggcagcagcaataATGGCGGCGTTGATATATTCGTTTTCTCTATTTTATCCAG gttTATTGAATCAACAAAACAACATCAGAAGAAACTCAACTAATGatcagatgatgatgaagaaaccaGAAGAATTCCTTCAACTATTTTCTGCTGTTCGGAGTCGTAAACTTCTTAATACAGATT TTTCATCAGCTGCAGCACCAGCATCTGAACAGGAAGAGATGGTGGAGCCCAATAGAATATGGGGAGAGAAATGTTCCAAATCAGACATAATTGTGAATCAAGGTTCAACTTCTCCACTGCCAAATGGTATACCAACATATACAGTTGAGATTATGAATGTGTGCGTTAGTGGTTGTGACATCTCTCGGATTCATCTCAGTTGCGGTTGGTTTAGTTCAGCTCGTCTCATTAATCCTAGACTCTTCAAGCGTATTCGGTACGATGATTGCATTGTTAATGATGGTAAACCACTTCCTAATGGTGCTACTCTCTCTTTCCAGTATGCAAACACATTCCGATACCCTCTTTCTGTTTCCTCTGTCACCTGTTGA